One Neoarius graeffei isolate fNeoGra1 chromosome 9, fNeoGra1.pri, whole genome shotgun sequence genomic window, AAGTATGCAAGGTGACAGAAAAGCCAGTATGACTGGAGTTGATAAAATTCaagaaaagaaagacagaaacagagaaaAAAGGGAGCAAGAAGCCACAAAGCATGTTGAAAGAGAAGCTATTAGGAAGAGACAGCTGACAACAGTAACAAGAGGTGAAGAAATTGATGATGACATGGAGGAAGATAACTATGATGTTGATGAAGTCTTTTGGCCAAAACACCCCAAGTCATCACATAAACGCACAAAGAAGACTGGGGAGGACATTCATATTCCCTATGATATCTTAAAATCACCACAGTTAGTCTCTACTGCAGTGAGAAACATTTCTCCAACGGCTCTTGCATCATCCATGCATGCTTTGATAAGTACCTGCAAAGGTGATAGTACATCAAAGTTAAAGCTACATCAAAGTCAGTCATACAGGTAAGAAGcagttttgattaaaaaaaaatacaattgcaacctttaaaatatgagtaatttaaatgttattaaatgtataATTTGCCTGTCTTTCAGGTACAGGGTACAGGCTGTGCAGGAAATTGCTGAAAATATAAAGAGTGATTGGACACCCCCAAATCCAGCTAGCCTGCACTGGGATGGGAAGCTCTTGGAGACCCTTGGTGACAAATACAAGAAAGTTGATAGACTTCCAACTCTTATCTCAGGAGTGGGTGGTGTTAAGCTCCTTGGTGTTCCAGGACTGCCAGTGAAGTCATCCCAGCCAGCAGGAAACCTAATAGCTGATGCTACTGTTGGCCTACTGAAATCCTGGCAATGTGAAGGAAATGTTTCTGCCATGGTGTTTGACACAACAGCTGCAAACACAGGTGAAGTACACAATCACATAAATAGAATATAACTATTAGCTCATTTTAGTAAGGATTTAATTTAAATTTACATGTATGTCTTAATTTTTCAGGTCACTTGACAGCTGGTTGTATTTGCATACAGCAACAGCTAGGAAGGGCACTATTGTGGTGTGCCTGTAGAAAGCACATTGGTGAGATTGTCTTAACAAAAGTATGGGAGGGTCTCAAAATGGAGGTATCTGCCAGCAAGGATATAACCATATTCCAAAGATTCAGAGATCACTTTTCCATTCTGAAACACGATGATTCAACCACTTACACATATGCAGATCCAGCTTCTGATGTGTTCCTCTTAGAACAGAGGCAAACAGTATGTGATCTTCTTCAAACCCTCAGGCAAGACAAGTTCAATAATTTAGTTCGTGCTGACTATAAGGAACTATTGGATCTAACCTTATTGTACCTCACTGGGGAGTGTCCAGAGAGCTTCTCTCTTTGTAAACCAGGGGCAACTCACAGAGCAAGATGGATGGGGAAACTTTTATATGCCCTTAAAATGGTGCTTCTTCAGAAGAATATTGAAAAGTCACCAGGAATATGCACAAGATATCAGGCTGCAAAACTTAACCGTTTTGTCACATTTGTGGTGCATATCTATGTACCATGGTGGTTTACATGTGGCATAAGCAGTGCAGCACCTTCCAGTGACTTAACATTGATTGAGAACTTGAACAAATACAAAGACATTGATGCTGTTGTAGCAGAGGCAGCCAAACTAGCATTTCAGAGGCATTTGTGGTATCTGGTGCCAGATTTGATCCCCTTAGCACTTTTTGATGATGAACTTGGTGACAGAGAAAGGCGAAATTTGGCAGACGCTATTTTTGCCCATCCCAAACTTGATTCATATTGTTCTAGATTTGGTACATCATTTGGCAAGCCAACATTTCCTTGTATTGAACAAGGCACAACATTAGACAAACTAGCTGGAACTGACTCATGGCAGTTCTTCACTCTGCTTCATATTGATAGCTCCTTTTTGGACAAGCCTGTTGAAGAGTGGGCCGAAAATGATAGCTATGTGAAAGGTAAAGAGATAGTAGATGCATTAAGAGTGTCAAATGACAGTGCTGAGAGAGGAGTCAAGCTTGCAGCAGACTTTCTGCAGTCTTCAAAGAATGAGGACAAATACCAACAGATTTTGCAAGTGGTTGAAAATGACAGGAAGAATGTTCCAGACCAGCATAAACGACAAAAGTGCCTAGATCCGGAAACTTGGAGCTTAATACTAGATTAAATGAAgaaattattatctgtcatttttatATTAAGTCTTTTGtgtttaataattaataatctaagtgagttacTGAATGTATTATGTATAGCAGTACAATCTGAGtacaaaataaatttattttccttcattgatattttttgtctgatttttaaatgcaTGAAAAATAAAATTGCAATCAGCCACCCCTAAAACTTCTTCAAAATTGATGAAATTTCACAATTATACTCTACATGTGTAAcctcattaccaaaaaaaagtcaggtaagataaaataaaattttaGATTTTGGTGGGGACCAGCCACACCCTACTTTGCATCCAATAAGGTCCAAAAACGGTGAGCTCCTGACTGCTCCCGATGCTCTCAAGGACAGATGGGTTGAGCATTTTAGTGATCTGTTAAACCAGCCAACTGATGTCGACTTAAGCACTGCTGATGAGATAGACCAGCTACCAATCATTAAATCAATGGATTGCTCAATTGAAGAACAAGAACTGGATCAAGCTCTAACGAACACCAGATTAGGGAAAAGCCTAGGTGCTGATGGAATCCTTCCTGAAGTACTTCTGTATGGTGGTAGCCACCTGAGGGCTTTTCTGCTTACCTTGTTCAACATCTCTTGGGCTTCAGAGATAATCCCCTTGGACTGGATTGAGGCGATCATTGTCATTTTGTTTAAAAGGGgtgacaaaagtgaatgcaaaaaCTGTAGAGGCATATCCCTACTTAGTGTTGCTGAGAAAGTCTTTATCATCCTTCAAAGCTTGCAACTTCTAACAGAATTAATATACCCAGAGGTATATTAATCATAAtgcttttcttgctttttttgtatcCAGAGAAGAGACGTGGAATTTTTGCAGGTGGTGATGACTCTTGATcatcaccaccactactactactgctgtctGGTAGAGTGACTTTGCGTGCCTCAGCCAAGACGAGTTCTTAAAAAGTTCAATAAATCCACACTTAGTTATAATATACATCACATTACACATACACATAAATATACACAGAGTTGAGGGTAAAGTTAATAAACAAATTAATCTTATTGTTTTGTATTTTGTTCTATAATGTGATGTTCAGGTGTTTAGCAAGGTTGTGTATACCTACCTATAATCATCTCTTTCACCCCACTCTTAACTTTGTCTGGCCCTTGGACATCTTGCTCTAGCCAAAAGAAGCAAAATGATGGGTCTAGCAATGCAGACATCATGTAGAGAGTATCTCAAAATGGAAGATCCACTGCCAGGTTACTGGAGCCATCCATTCTGACATTCACAAACATCCCCTCAAGCTGGATTTGGAGGGACTTCTGCAGTGCTTTCACTAAAGCCACCAGGTGACATGTCGTACTCAGCATCCTGATGAGGTGACTGTTCAGTGAGAGCACACAAGGGAGCGCTGAACTAATGGTCACCACTTTCTCCCCTTGAGTAAGGTCTGTGGCTTGTTGAAATGGGGCCAAAACATCCACAAGCTCTTTCAGCTGACCCCATTCTCTGGCTGATAGACACAGGCTTTTATGACCTTGGGCTTCCAGGAGTGCATTCAAACTTTGGAGATCCAAGTCAGTCACTGCCTGGACAAGGTGGAGAGTGCTATTCCATCGCGTTGATGCAGCTGAGGGGATGCTACGGTTGGCTCCATACTCTGCCTCAAATGCTTCTTTTAGGCCACAAGTGGAATGCAGTAAACTGCAGAATTTGGTCACCTTTGCCATGGCACTATTCAGAACCTTTGTCTCTTTCAGTCCATCTCGCACGACAAGCTGTAGTGAATGAGCAAAGCACTGCAGTCGTTGTTGTCGGCAACTGCTCTGGCTAGTTTCCATGTCATCCTGGTACTCCTCACTTAAGTCCTCCCAGAGATCACTGTTGTCCAGGCCTTCATTATCATCTTCACTACTTGTAGCAGAGGGAAAACAAACTGTGAAAGCTTTTTTCATGTTAGATGCATTGTCACAGATAATAAAATCTATTTTGTGCTTGATGTGAAAGTTGTCACATATTTCTTCAAATGCATCactaatgccacttttccactaccaacgcggctgagttgggctgagccgtgccgtgccgagttgggctaggtcaagctgagtggggctgttggagttgcatttctactacaaccgcgctgaaccgtgctggctggaagtgggtggacacgttgggtggagttagcgaaagtgggtggacgtcacgtgatgtcgttaggcggcgcaaacagtgacatcagtgatcttttaagcggtagtctcacgacccggatagtaaacaataaacatggaggacatggagtcgttagtgttgctggtcttggtgctgtggcttgttgtcaccgacaacgccaacagatactggcaagagtgtatagatgaggcggggcgcataaggcttcagaaattcttgtaatccgTAATTCTtcgtcttccgggtttacggtgtttacagatcccagcgtgctcgcggggcgtgtgtgggcatgtgaggacactcctcctcaccaatcagtgcacaggggagtgtctgctcacgcccctagccccactcggctcggtttggctcacttcagccctactccaaaaccgtgcgagttgtgggtgctaagcagggctgaagcgagctgagtcatgctgctctaaggtagttg contains:
- the LOC132891504 gene encoding uncharacterized protein LOC132891504 isoform X1; the protein is MCENPPERSLGDCSKMARAKDPRYFLLDTVPTSDDKLLTGAKLPTRRQVLLSFIAHKEELAKEDPSKKLLREAANATSDLVVTFYEKAKIPALARNKMAEEIMKYYSVFKDLLKIPQSEREKEGKPLQRITEFKKGMHQTMKFWPRDALQRIEKEEDRAFLISMQGDRKASMTGVDKIQEKKDRNREKREQEATKHVEREAIRKRQLTTVTRGEEIDDDMEEDNYDVDEVFWPKHPKSSHKRTKKTGEDIHIPYDILKSPQLVSTAVRNISPTALASSMHALISTCKGDSTSKLKLHQSQSYRYRVQAVQEIAENIKSDWTPPNPASLHWDGKLLETLGDKYKKVDRLPTLISGVGGVKLLGVPGLPVKSSQPAGNLIADATVGLLKSWQCEGNVSAMVFDTTAANTGHLTAGCICIQQQLGRALLWCACRKHIGEIVLTKVWEGLKMEVSASKDITIFQRFRDHFSILKHDDSTTYTYADPASDVFLLEQRQTVCDLLQTLRQDKFNNLVRADYKELLDLTLLYLTGECPESFSLCKPGATHRARWMGKLLYALKMVLLQKNIEKSPGICTRYQAAKLNRFVTFVVHIYVPWWFTCGISSAAPSSDLTLIENLNKYKDIDAVVAEAAKLAFQRHLWYLVPDLIPLALFDDELGDRERRNLADAIFAHPKLDSYCSRFGTSFGKPTFPCIEQGTTLDKLAGTDSWQFFTLLHIDSSFLDKPVEEWAENDSYVKGKEIVDALRVSNDSAERGVKLAADFLQSSKNEDKYQQILQVVENDRKNVPDQHKRQKCLDPETWSLILD